Within the Planctomycetota bacterium genome, the region ATTACTTTACTTACCATGATTATCACTGTGGGGTACTCACGGGAACTGGCGATTATCAATGTTTTCTTCCAGGCTTTTCTTCTTTGGGCAATCAATCATCCTGTATTTGATGTCTTAATGCTTCACTGCCCGGCTTCAATAATAGCATCGCTTGGTTTAGTCAATATCAGGAACAGGTCGAAAATCATCAGATTAGGCATCGCTTCCGGGATTATTCTTTTTATCATGATTATTGTAAAAGGAATTATTGATAATAAACTTCCATCGGATATATTTTCCGTGCTGTTCTGGTCTTCGGAGACGATTGAAAATGCTTTGAGGGGGCTAGGGAACGGGGTGATTTCCGGCTTTATACTTTTAGGTATTCTTCCCGCTCTGGAAAAGATTTTCGGGGTGGTGACCAACCTTTCGCTTTTAGAGCTGGCTGATTTAAACCAGCCGCTCTTGAAGCGGCTGGCCCTTGAAGCGCCCGGAACTTACCACCATTCTTTAAGGGTTGGTGACCTGGCGCAGGCCGCGGCAGAGGCAATCGATGCTGATGCTATGCTTGCCAGGGTCGGCGCGTATTACCACGATGTCGGTAAACTCAATAAACCGGAATATTTTGTGGAAAATGAAGCCGGAACTAATAGCAAACACAAAGACCTTTCGCCGACCATGAGCACCTTGATTATTACCGCTCATGTTAAAGATGGATTGGAAATGGCGAGAGAAGGAAAGTTGCCAAAGAAAATCCAGGCTTTTGTGTCACAGCATCATGGCACCTCCGTCATGAAATATTTCTATCGAGAGGCATTAGAAAAGGTTGGAAGTAATGGTAATGATGACGAAGCGGCCGAGAAAAATGGTTCGGATAAAGAAACGGTGGATGCGGAATCATTCCGTTATCCAGGCCCTAAACCGCAGTTTAAAGAAGTGGGTATTGTCCTTTTGGCCGATGGCGTTGAGGCGACATCCCGGACCATCCGTAATATTACGCCGGGGAAACTGAAAAGCATGGTCCATGATATTGTGATGGCGCGCTTGGCAGAAGGGCAGTTGGACCAGAGCGACCTTACCATGAGGGATTTTAAGAAAATAGAGGATACTTTTATCAAAGTTTTGGCGGGCATTTTCCACGCTCGCATTGAATATCCTAAAGCGCAGCCCGGCGAGTCTTCTTAGCACAGCCATGATAAAAATCCATATAGCCAACCGGCAGGGATATCTTACTGTGAATCGTTCCCTGATAGTAAAAATATATAAATCCGTCCTTAAGGGAAAACAGAGTGGGAATGTTTCGGTTAGCCTTGTTATAACCGATAACAGGACAATCCGCGAAACAAATAGGTTGTTTCTTAGGCATAATCGTATTACCGATGTTATGAGTTTCCCGTTATCAGATGATTCGGACAATTTGCTCGGAGAGATTTTTGTCTCAGCCCAAAAGGCTCTCCAGGAATCACGTAAAAGAAAAATACCGGCTCAACAGGAATTGTTACGCTACTGTGTTCACGGTCTTTTACATTTATTAGGCTATGATGATACTACTCTTTCTAAAAAGAAGATAATGTGGGAAAAACAGGAAGCATTAATTAACTTATACTTCAATCCCAGTTGTTGACCTTAGTCTTCAGGGAAATCTGTATCGGGTCTGTTACTTCCTCGGGTGTATGAGCGTCTTTGCTCCATAGATCATATCTTGTGATGTTACGGGCCTCAGGTGGCGGTGGATTCCTGCTTGAGTAATTGTGCTGTTGGTTATTTCGGTAATAATAAGGATATCCCAAATGACTCATCCACTCGCCGTTACTTCCGATTTCATGCGACTTAAAAGGGTAATACTCTTTTTTAGGAGGGTCGCTTAATGGGTCGCCTTTTAATTCCGATACGAAAACATTCGAGGAAAAGCTGGATTTGTCTTGGGGATAGCGGGAATGGTCGGCATAATAGGATTCTAAAGACTTTGCCATTTCCAAGATTTTAGCGTTTGAGGTTTTTTCTTTTGAACCGTTTATTAAGGGAGGAAGATTGATCATTAAGGCAGCCGCTAAGATGCATATTATGGCTATGACCACCAATATTTCAATCAAAGTAAATCCGTTTTGTTTCTTTATCATAAGAGTCCTTTTCTATATAAATATAACACAAAGCTTTTGTTTTGTCACCTAAATTTTGGATAACCAGTGATTTTTATTTATTTCTTGCCTTCAGGTGAATCATCAGGACCGATATATCTGCAGGGGTTATGCCGGCAATACGGCCGGCCTGTCCTAATGAAATCGGGCGGAATTTTTCCAGCTTGTTCTTTGCTTCTTTGCTTAAATGTGAGATTGTCAGGTAGTTAATGTCAGCAGGAAGTTTCAGGCCTTCCATCTTCTTGGCGCGTTCTATCTGAACTATTTGCCGTTTAAGATAGCCCTCGTATTTGACTTCTATTTCCACCTGTCCTTTTGCCTCTTTGGAAATATCAAGTTTCTTCAAAGCGGGCGACAGCTTTTCCAATTCACTATAAGGCATCCTGGGGTTTTTCAGGAACTGGTATAATGTTTTCCCTTTATATTTATTTTTCTTGAGGAATTCAATCCCTTTTTGAATCTCTGATTCTTTTTTATCCAGAGCATATTTTTGTTTCTTATTAATCAAACCAAATTCATATCCGTATTTCATCAGTCGCCTATCCGCATTATCGCTTCGCAGCATCAGGCGGTATTCAGCGCGTGAAGTAAACATCCGGTATGGTTCGGTTGGGCCGAGCGTAATCAGGTCGTCAATTAAAACTCCGATATATGCCTCGTCGCGCCTCAGGATAAACGGCGGCTTATTCTTTAGTTTTAGAACTGCATTTATCCCTGCCATTATTCCCTGTGCCCCGGCTTCCTCATATCCGGAAGTTCCGTTTATCTGACCGGCTAAAAATAGGTTTTCTATTTGCCTTGTTTCAAGATTAGGTTTTATCTGGTAGGGGAGCACGAAATCATATTCTATCGCATATCCGTAACGCAGGAATTTTGCCTTTTCTAAGCCATTAATGGAATGAACCATGTCTTCCTGCACATCCTTGGGTAGGCTCGTTGAAATTCCATTGCAGTATATCCATTCCGTATCTTTTCCTTCCGGTTCCAGGAATACCTGGTGCTGGGGAGCTTCGGCAAAGCGTACCACTTTATCTTCTATGGAAGGGCAGTAGCGCGGGCCTACGGCCTTAATTTGTCCTGTATATAACGGTGCACGCTTCAGGTTTGAATTGATAATCTTATGCGTTTGAGCATTTGTATGGGTAATGTAACACGGAACCTGTTCCTGTGAGATTTTCTCCGTTGAATAGGAAAAAGGCATCGGGCTTTTATCGCCCGGTTGGGGAATTAACCGGCTGAAATCAATGCTTCCTGCGTCCAAGCGCGGGGGCGTGCCGGTTTTTAATCTGCCTATTTCCAGTCCGAGCTTTCTTAAACTGCCTGATATATTTTCAGCCGAAAGTTCATTTATCCTTCCACCGATTGATTTTTCCGGTCCGATGTGGATAAGCCCTTTCATAAAAGTGCCGGTGGTGATAATCACCATATCTCCCTGATAAACTTTTCCTTTATGCCCTTTAACCCCGACTGCTTTATTCCCTTCAGTGATTATTTCATCTATGATATCCTCTGTTAATGTAAGGTTGGATTGCTTCTCCAGAACATTTCTCATGTAATATGAATAAGACTGTTTATCGCATTGGGCGCGGGGGGATTGAACAGCCGGACCTTTGCCGGTATTAAGCACCCGGAATTGTATTCCGGTAGCATCCGTGGCGCGTGCCATTTCTCCTCCTAAGGCGTCAATCTCCCGGACTAATTGTCCTTTGGCAAGCCCGCCGATGGCGGGATTACAGGACATCTGTGCGATTGTTTCCAGCTTGATTGTGAGGAGAAGCGTCTTAGCGCCCATCCGTGCGGAAGACAAGGCCGCCTCGCATCCGGCATGCCCAGCGCCGACCATAATTACTTCATATTTCCGGTCCATTGGTGTAAGATTATATCATATCCGCAATAATAAATCAATTTCTACCGCTTTTCCGCGGCTAGCCGTTTAATTAATAATTGACAATATAAATATGCTAAACTATAATCTTTCCTATGCTTGACGCCAAATTAAAAATTCGTGAGTTCAAGTCGCTGGATGAATTCCGCACCTGGTGGGAAGGAACTGAGGTTGCTCATTTCTGCCGGGATTATCCGGAAGAGGTTGCTTCGCTCAAGGAACATCCTGATATAAAACTTTGGCTAACCGTTCTGGAAAATATTCCGAAGCCACTGCCGGTCGATTTTAAGACTTTCGGGAAATATACCATCGAAAAAAAATTAGGGCAGGGCGGGATGGGGGTTGTTTATTTAGCCTATGACCAGATTTTAAAACAAGCGGTTGCCCTTAAAATCATGGCATTGAAAAGCGAATCTGAAATGGAACGTTTTCTGCGTGAGGTGCGGGCTGCCGCCAGGCTGAAACATCCTAATATTGTCCAAGTTTATGAAGTCGGTACCGAGGGACAATACCATTATTTTACAATGGAGTATATCGAAGGGCATTCCCTGAGTGCTTTGATTCAGAATGAGCCTCTAACGCCGAAAAAGACGGCAGAGATCATCCGGGATATCGCCATCGCTCTCGATTACGCCCATCACGAAGGCATTATTCACCGCGACCTTAAACCGGCTAATATTTTGGTGACTGCGGATCAGCGGGTTTACCTGATGGATTTCGGGTTAGCGAAAGAGATGGCTGGGTTGGAAAAAGCCTTGACCTTAAGCGGGACGATTATGGGCACACCGGACTATATGTCACCGGAACAGATAAGAGGCGAGAAGAAAAACATAGATGCCCGGAGTGATATCTTCTCTCTGGGGGCAACATTTTATCATGCCCTGACCGGGCAAACGCCTTTTCTAGGCCGGGGACTTTATCAGGTATTGGAAAGGGTGATTAACTCTGAGCCATTGCCTCTCCGGAGATTAGTGCGGAATCTCCCGCGTGACATGGAAATCATTTGCCTGAAATGCCTGGAAAAAGAGCCGGAACGGCGGTATCAGACGGCTCAAGCTTTAGCCGATGACCTAACCGCTTATCTTAAGGGCGATAACATTTCTATCCGTCCTGACGGATTGTTTACAAAACTGCTCCGGAAAACAAGGCGGCATAAAATAGCGGCTTTTTCCCTTTTGGGCGCCGTTGCGGCTATCATAATAGTAATTATTGTTACCTTCGCTATTGCCTCCGTTAATACCAGGCGACAGATAGCAGAATTGCGTAATAATGCTTTAAGGGCTTACCAGTTGAATAATTTTCCGGAAGCTTTGATGTTGGCTAATCAGGTCCTTACCCATTCTCCGAAATATGCTAAAATGATTGAGCTTCGTAATGAATGCCAGATTGCTTTAGATAAAGACAAACAAGAAAGGCAACAACGGGAAATCGAACGAAAGCAAGCTGAGCAGGAACAAATCAATAAGCAACAGGCGGAAGAACTCCGTGCTGAGGCCAAAACTATTTTAGACGGCGTGGTTGATGACTTGCCGCCGGACCAGAAAATAGAAGTGGCGAAAGAAGCGCTTGTCAAAGATCCGTCTTTCGGACAGGCATGGCTGTTTATCGGCAGGACTTATAAGGCGATGGGCAAAGAAGACAACGCTTTAGACTCGTTCCGCAAGGCGATAGAAGTGGAGCCGTCTTTGTTTTCGGCCTACTATGAAAAGGGGTTGATACTGGCTGCCAAAGGCCTTCGCAAGGATGCGATAGCCGATTTCAGCAAGGCTATTGAATATAACCCAAAATATGACCAGGCGTTTTATAAGCGGGGGACACTTTATTACGCCCAAGGTGATTTCGACCTTGCTATCAGTGATTTCCAAACCACCATTCTGCTGAATCCGGAATTCGGCGATGCTTATAATGATATCGGCAGTGCTTACCTGTCGATGGATGATGTGGATACGGCACTGATCAAATATAGTAATGCCATTACATTGTTTTCCGGCTTGTTAAAATCGTACCAGGATAAAACCGCGGAATTAGTTAAAGCCGGAAAGATAAGCGAGGCTATGTCCGAACATAATCCTAAGGAAGATGAAATAATCGCCATATTGGCAATACTTTATACCAATCGGGGGGTTGCCTATCAGCAGAAAAAACAATATGATACGGCGCTGAATGACTTCACGGATGCCATCAAAATATATGGCCGATATCCCG harbors:
- a CDS encoding HDIG domain-containing protein; this encodes MAFFSKRKLRRVQTDRVKSASGQENGFGSTRPLTNILLGVLAVVIIIAVLGINHAEDVASLITIIFVTSMVVFIMGCYLFTLEAHLFSYLTRIFSFSLLSLSLFVFITLFQQFGWKLDYYHFLPITLLTMIITVGYSRELAIINVFFQAFLLWAINHPVFDVLMLHCPASIIASLGLVNIRNRSKIIRLGIASGIILFIMIIVKGIIDNKLPSDIFSVLFWSSETIENALRGLGNGVISGFILLGILPALEKIFGVVTNLSLLELADLNQPLLKRLALEAPGTYHHSLRVGDLAQAAAEAIDADAMLARVGAYYHDVGKLNKPEYFVENEAGTNSKHKDLSPTMSTLIITAHVKDGLEMAREGKLPKKIQAFVSQHHGTSVMKYFYREALEKVGSNGNDDEAAEKNGSDKETVDAESFRYPGPKPQFKEVGIVLLADGVEATSRTIRNITPGKLKSMVHDIVMARLAEGQLDQSDLTMRDFKKIEDTFIKVLAGIFHARIEYPKAQPGESS
- the ybeY gene encoding rRNA maturation RNase YbeY, with product MIKIHIANRQGYLTVNRSLIVKIYKSVLKGKQSGNVSVSLVITDNRTIRETNRLFLRHNRITDVMSFPLSDDSDNLLGEIFVSAQKALQESRKRKIPAQQELLRYCVHGLLHLLGYDDTTLSKKKIMWEKQEALINLYFNPSC
- a CDS encoding type II secretion system protein, with the translated sequence MIKKQNGFTLIEILVVIAIICILAAALMINLPPLINGSKEKTSNAKILEMAKSLESYYADHSRYPQDKSSFSSNVFVSELKGDPLSDPPKKEYYPFKSHEIGSNGEWMSHLGYPYYYRNNQQHNYSSRNPPPPEARNITRYDLWSKDAHTPEEVTDPIQISLKTKVNNWD
- the mnmG gene encoding tRNA uridine-5-carboxymethylaminomethyl(34) synthesis enzyme MnmG — protein: MDRKYEVIMVGAGHAGCEAALSSARMGAKTLLLTIKLETIAQMSCNPAIGGLAKGQLVREIDALGGEMARATDATGIQFRVLNTGKGPAVQSPRAQCDKQSYSYYMRNVLEKQSNLTLTEDIIDEIITEGNKAVGVKGHKGKVYQGDMVIITTGTFMKGLIHIGPEKSIGGRINELSAENISGSLRKLGLEIGRLKTGTPPRLDAGSIDFSRLIPQPGDKSPMPFSYSTEKISQEQVPCYITHTNAQTHKIINSNLKRAPLYTGQIKAVGPRYCPSIEDKVVRFAEAPQHQVFLEPEGKDTEWIYCNGISTSLPKDVQEDMVHSINGLEKAKFLRYGYAIEYDFVLPYQIKPNLETRQIENLFLAGQINGTSGYEEAGAQGIMAGINAVLKLKNKPPFILRRDEAYIGVLIDDLITLGPTEPYRMFTSRAEYRLMLRSDNADRRLMKYGYEFGLINKKQKYALDKKESEIQKGIEFLKKNKYKGKTLYQFLKNPRMPYSELEKLSPALKKLDISKEAKGQVEIEVKYEGYLKRQIVQIERAKKMEGLKLPADINYLTISHLSKEAKNKLEKFRPISLGQAGRIAGITPADISVLMIHLKARNK
- a CDS encoding protein kinase, producing MLDAKLKIREFKSLDEFRTWWEGTEVAHFCRDYPEEVASLKEHPDIKLWLTVLENIPKPLPVDFKTFGKYTIEKKLGQGGMGVVYLAYDQILKQAVALKIMALKSESEMERFLREVRAAARLKHPNIVQVYEVGTEGQYHYFTMEYIEGHSLSALIQNEPLTPKKTAEIIRDIAIALDYAHHEGIIHRDLKPANILVTADQRVYLMDFGLAKEMAGLEKALTLSGTIMGTPDYMSPEQIRGEKKNIDARSDIFSLGATFYHALTGQTPFLGRGLYQVLERVINSEPLPLRRLVRNLPRDMEIICLKCLEKEPERRYQTAQALADDLTAYLKGDNISIRPDGLFTKLLRKTRRHKIAAFSLLGAVAAIIIVIIVTFAIASVNTRRQIAELRNNALRAYQLNNFPEALMLANQVLTHSPKYAKMIELRNECQIALDKDKQERQQREIERKQAEQEQINKQQAEELRAEAKTILDGVVDDLPPDQKIEVAKEALVKDPSFGQAWLFIGRTYKAMGKEDNALDSFRKAIEVEPSLFSAYYEKGLILAAKGLRKDAIADFSKAIEYNPKYDQAFYKRGTLYYAQGDFDLAISDFQTTILLNPEFGDAYNDIGSAYLSMDDVDTALIKYSNAITLFSGLLKSYQDKTAELVKAGKISEAMSEHNPKEDEIIAILAILYTNRGVAYQQKKQYDTALNDFTDAIKIYGRYPASYYSRAFAYAEMGDISQAVADAETLIKLFPNSAEAISIITSLNQWKKQLNK